A section of the Tenrec ecaudatus isolate mTenEca1 chromosome 10, mTenEca1.hap1, whole genome shotgun sequence genome encodes:
- the CAVIN4 gene encoding caveolae-associated protein 4 — protein MEHNGSASNADRIHQNRLSSVLEDEDQDAALTIVTVLDKVASMVDRVQASQKRIEERHREMENAVKSVQIDLLKLSQAHSNTGYVVNKLFEKTQKVSAHIKDVRARVEKQQVHVTKVESKQEEIMTKNKFRVVIFQEETQCPTSLSVVKDANLTEHPEEDDPLSDAPIDLSSDEEYYVEESRSAKLRKSGKVHIDNIRKAFSKENMQKTRQTFDKNVSRIRTRIVTPERRERLRQSGERLKQSGERLKQSGERLKQSSGERLRQSGEKLKQSGERFKKSISNAAPSREAFKMRSLRKAKDRTVAEGQEGIQELGVDIIAQSEALSSGELSGTEGEDAPGMCPSHERGETPTPEPLKVTFRPQVKVADDESLLLDLKQPA, from the exons atggagcataatggGTCTGCTTCCAACGCGGATAGAATCCACCAGAACCGTCTGTCCAGTGTTCTGGAAGACGAAGACCAAGATGCAGCTCTCACCATTGTGACTGTGCTGGACAAGGTGGCCTCCATGGTGGACCGCGTGCAGGCAAGCCAAAAGCGAATAGAAGAGAGACATCGGGAAATGGAGAATGCTGTGAAATCTGTCCAGATCGACCTGTTGAAGCTCTCTCAGGCACACAGCAACACGGGCTATGTTGTTAACAAGCTGTTTGAGAAAACTCAGAAGGTCAGTGCTCACATTAAGGACGTGAGGGCTCGAGTGGAGAAGCAGCAAGTTCATGTTACAAAGGTggaatccaagcaagaggaaataatGACGAAGAATAAATTTCGCGTGGTGATATTCCAG GAAGAGACTCAGTGCCCGACATCCCTGTCTGTTGTGAAAGACGCAAACCTCACCGAGCATCCAGAGGAGGACGACCCTCTCTCTGATGCCCCCATCGACCTCTCCTCGGACGAAGAGTATTACGTTGAAGAAAGCCGATCGGCAAAGCTTAGAAAGTCAGGCAAAGTGCACATCGATAACATCAGAAAGGCCTTTTCCAAAGAGAACATGCAGAAGACCCGGCAGACTTTCGACAAGAACGTGAGCAGAATCAGAACCAGAATAGTCACCCCTGAGCGGAGAGAGAGGCTGCGGCAGTCGGGGGAGAGGCTCAAGCAGTCGGGGGAGAGGCTCAAGCAGTCCGGGGAGAggctcaagcagtcttctggggaGAGGCTGCGGCAGTCCGGGGAGAAGCTCAAGCAGTCCGGGGAGAGATTTAAGAAATCCATTTCAAATGCAGCTCCCTCGAGGGAAGCCTTTAAGATGCGGAGCCTCCGAAAAGCTAAAGACCGAACTGTGGCCGAGGGCCAGGAGGGCATCCAGGAGCTGGGCGTGGACATCATTGCCCAGAGCGAGGCTCTGAGCTCCGGAGAGCTCAGTGGGACAGAAGGCGAGGACGCCCCGGGGATGTGTCCTTCCCACGAAAGAGGGGAGACCCCGACGCCTGAGCCTTTGAAAGTTACCTTCAGACCTCAGGTGAAAGTAGCGGATGATGAATCTCTTCTGCTGGACTTAAAGCAGCCAGCCTAA